In a genomic window of Nostoc sp. UHCC 0870:
- a CDS encoding anti-sigma factor has protein sequence MNKSFDPEHIKNLAAGFVVDDLTPEEAQEFRLLLDEHPELIAEVDDLQEVLRQVLDGFTEVEAPAHLLPKILQQAENSTTQATVVKQMPLRWRRIAGSVAALFVVLLGVDYYRLRQNLSIVTAENQRLHQDFAQAQAVKNLLQNSQTRLFTFESVSSTNNSSGSIVINPEQQKAVMVFQNLPAPPPGHVYFLWTIVKNEKLPCGEVKPYSWGNASLELPFTPQMYQEFSHPQFSGLIVTLETNPNVSRPTGTVVMQSSQI, from the coding sequence ATGAATAAATCTTTTGATCCCGAACATATCAAAAACTTAGCTGCGGGGTTTGTCGTCGATGATCTCACCCCTGAAGAAGCCCAAGAATTTCGGCTATTACTTGATGAACATCCAGAACTGATTGCCGAAGTTGATGATTTGCAGGAAGTTCTGCGACAAGTGCTAGATGGCTTTACTGAGGTAGAAGCACCAGCCCATTTACTCCCCAAAATTCTCCAACAAGCTGAAAACTCAACTACACAGGCTACTGTAGTTAAGCAAATGCCACTACGATGGAGAAGAATTGCTGGTAGTGTTGCTGCACTATTTGTGGTACTTTTGGGGGTTGATTACTATCGGCTACGACAAAATCTAAGTATTGTCACAGCAGAAAACCAGCGTTTACACCAGGATTTTGCCCAAGCCCAAGCTGTTAAAAACCTACTCCAGAATTCCCAAACACGATTGTTTACCTTTGAATCAGTCAGCTCTACCAATAACAGTTCAGGAAGTATAGTAATCAATCCTGAACAACAAAAGGCGGTAATGGTGTTCCAAAATCTTCCCGCTCCACCTCCTGGTCATGTCTACTTCTTATGGACAATAGTGAAAAATGAGAAGTTACCCTGTGGTGAAGTCAAGCCCTATTCTTGGGGAAATGCTTCCCTTGAATTACCATTCACTCCTCAAATGTACCAAGAATTTTCTCACCCACAATTTTCTGGGTTAATTGTCACACTGGAGACCAACCCCAATGTCTCTCGTCCTACTGGAACTGTAGTCATGCAAAGTTCCCAGATTTAA
- a CDS encoding sigma-70 family RNA polymerase sigma factor, whose product MEHKLSQSNSINLSSATDEALFVALKNGDSAALSVLFNRHGRLVYGLALKILADSQEAEDLTQEIFLTLWRKASSNPDCRFFVRYLVTVTRSRAIDKLRARTRQLKLVEKWGHTMTNEAAPEPTPVEQASFAERSGRIHDALAQLPEKQRQVIELAYNQGLSQSEIAQKIDIPLGTVKTCTRQGLLKLKRILLDSDLSIYE is encoded by the coding sequence ATGGAGCATAAACTTTCCCAGTCAAATTCCATAAACCTTTCATCTGCTACGGATGAAGCTTTATTTGTGGCACTCAAAAATGGCGATTCGGCGGCATTAAGTGTTTTATTTAATCGTCATGGTCGCTTAGTTTATGGATTAGCTCTGAAAATTTTGGCTGACTCCCAAGAAGCTGAAGATTTAACCCAGGAAATTTTTCTCACACTGTGGCGCAAAGCATCTAGTAATCCTGATTGTCGCTTTTTTGTGCGCTATTTGGTGACAGTCACGCGATCGCGGGCGATTGATAAGCTACGCGCTCGCACTAGACAACTCAAACTTGTGGAAAAGTGGGGACACACAATGACAAATGAAGCCGCACCAGAGCCAACACCTGTTGAACAGGCAAGTTTTGCCGAGCGATCGGGGCGCATTCACGACGCTTTAGCCCAACTACCCGAAAAACAACGCCAAGTAATCGAACTAGCATATAACCAAGGATTAAGTCAGTCAGAAATTGCTCAAAAAATTGATATCCCTCTAGGCACAGTCAAAACCTGCACCCGCCAAGGATTACTAAAACTCAAGCGCATCTTACTAGATTCTGATTTGTCAATCTATGAATAA
- a CDS encoding SDR family NAD(P)-dependent oxidoreductase yields MSFKTILVAGASRGIGLAVAEHLASKCDRLLTVSRTATLIGTWIQADLSDLVGVETVAKAIGCDRLDALLYMGGTWETHAFTSQYSFEDCSDADITKVIGVNLVAPIRLVKALLPALRRSDNPKIIFMGSLSGRDNFSGREVANSASKFGLRGVVHSLREELRSQQIGVTVINPGNVGTPEVLADLAANNLLGGEAIPLCDLLCIIDCILSLSRATCIKEIDVPAMLGEGA; encoded by the coding sequence ATGTCATTCAAAACGATTCTTGTGGCTGGCGCGAGCCGTGGTATCGGGCTTGCGGTTGCTGAACATCTAGCATCCAAGTGCGATCGCTTGCTAACAGTTTCTCGAACTGCGACACTGATTGGTACATGGATTCAGGCAGACTTGTCTGATTTAGTAGGTGTAGAAACAGTGGCAAAAGCAATCGGATGTGATCGTTTAGATGCGCTATTATACATGGGAGGAACTTGGGAAACTCATGCGTTTACCAGCCAGTATAGCTTTGAAGATTGCTCCGATGCAGACATTACTAAAGTAATTGGGGTGAACCTAGTCGCTCCAATTCGATTGGTTAAAGCCTTGTTACCTGCTCTGCGGCGATCAGATAACCCCAAAATCATCTTTATGGGTTCACTGTCAGGTCGGGATAATTTCTCAGGGCGAGAAGTTGCTAATAGTGCCTCTAAGTTTGGTTTACGGGGTGTAGTTCATTCATTGCGGGAAGAATTGCGATCGCAACAAATCGGTGTGACGGTGATTAATCCAGGCAATGTAGGTACGCCCGAAGTCCTAGCTGATCTTGCAGCGAATAATCTATTAGGTGGTGAGGCAATTCCTTTATGCGATCTTCTGTGTATTATTGATTGTATTCTCTCATTGTCACGGGCAACTTGTATTAAGGAAATTGATGTGCCTGCAATGCTTGGCGAAGGAGCTTAG
- a CDS encoding TlpA family protein disulfide reductase — protein sequence MHKRANFLLKICLSSLVFTASILATTAASISATEVQSSITKSAHKNACAGKNPCAAKANSVGGPLAKELQGKPVVVDVFATWCAGCKNIAPTLSQLKQQYSGKVNFVVLDVTDRAKLKQTEAMAQRLGLGKFLAANKSKTSTVAIVDPATGDILALYQNNSNKADYTKILETALAKK from the coding sequence ATGCACAAACGCGCGAACTTCTTGCTCAAAATTTGTTTGAGCAGCCTGGTTTTTACTGCATCAATATTAGCAACAACCGCAGCCAGTATTTCTGCAACTGAAGTGCAATCATCAATTACTAAGTCTGCACATAAAAATGCCTGTGCAGGTAAAAATCCCTGTGCAGCTAAAGCTAATTCTGTAGGCGGGCCGTTAGCTAAAGAACTTCAAGGAAAACCAGTTGTAGTAGATGTATTTGCGACTTGGTGCGCTGGCTGTAAGAATATTGCTCCTACTCTGTCGCAATTGAAACAGCAATATTCTGGTAAGGTTAATTTCGTGGTTTTGGATGTCACTGATAGAGCCAAGCTCAAACAGACCGAAGCAATGGCGCAAAGATTAGGTTTGGGTAAATTCCTAGCAGCTAATAAGAGTAAAACCAGTACAGTTGCGATCGTTGATCCTGCTACTGGTGACATTTTAGCCCTGTACCAAAATAATTCTAATAAGGCTGACTACACCAAGATCCTCGAAACTGCTTTGGCGAAAAAGTAG
- a CDS encoding TlpA family protein disulfide reductase, with protein sequence MYKYNKFFLSLLCLSGLVLTVSCSPPKSDNIAQNQASSTAKVAQTDPCAGKNPCAAKDAAKLTSVGNPLAQELQGKPVLVDVFATWCAGCKNIAPTLSQLKQEYSGKVNFVVLDVTDKAKLQETQAQAEKLGLGKFLEANKSQTSTVAIVDPATGNILTIFKNNPNKADYTKILDSALANI encoded by the coding sequence ATGTACAAATATAACAAATTTTTTCTTAGTCTACTGTGTTTGAGTGGACTGGTTTTGACGGTATCATGCAGCCCACCGAAATCAGATAATATTGCTCAAAATCAAGCTTCATCAACTGCAAAGGTTGCTCAAACAGATCCTTGTGCTGGTAAAAACCCCTGTGCAGCTAAAGATGCTGCTAAATTAACCTCTGTAGGAAACCCTCTAGCTCAAGAACTTCAAGGTAAACCTGTATTGGTAGATGTGTTTGCTACTTGGTGTGCTGGCTGCAAGAATATTGCTCCTACCCTGTCCCAATTGAAACAGGAATATTCTGGTAAGGTCAACTTTGTGGTTTTGGATGTAACAGATAAAGCCAAACTCCAAGAGACACAAGCGCAAGCAGAAAAATTGGGCTTGGGGAAATTTCTGGAAGCTAATAAGAGTCAAACAAGTACCGTAGCGATCGTTGATCCGGCTACTGGCAACATTTTAACAATCTTCAAAAATAATCCTAACAAGGCTGACTACACCAAAATACTCGACTCTGCTTTGGCGAATATTTAG
- a CDS encoding cytochrome c biogenesis CcdA family protein, with the protein MKPISQLSTEQPPSRHSKISKKWLVYGGLGLLSLVIVLTLGPVISHPIERVISIVENRYQQWFNQQDTANPSVLLPLAFVGGLLASVSPCILALLPVNLSYIGTLKIKSRWDAFTKAGLFVLGAVTILSLFGLVSSFAGAVMVEYRGYINIVVGLIMAVMGLWLMGVVKIPLPQMNVNLPQAGPYGVGLTFALVSSPCASPVLFAVLAAAAATGSQVLGTLTMVSYALGYTLLIFLASLFTGMAKQSNKLLKHSEGIIRFGSVALIMTGAYYLFTGTQWFVGG; encoded by the coding sequence ATGAAACCAATATCTCAGTTGTCAACTGAGCAACCCCCTTCCCGCCATTCTAAAATCTCGAAGAAATGGCTAGTTTACGGTGGCTTGGGATTGCTCTCTCTCGTTATAGTTCTCACTTTGGGGCCTGTAATCAGTCACCCCATTGAACGGGTGATTTCCATTGTGGAAAACCGTTATCAACAGTGGTTTAATCAACAGGACACGGCAAATCCCTCTGTGTTGTTACCTTTGGCGTTTGTTGGTGGGTTACTTGCTAGTGTATCTCCCTGTATTTTGGCACTTTTACCAGTCAACCTCAGTTACATCGGCACACTGAAAATTAAATCCCGTTGGGATGCTTTTACTAAGGCGGGTTTGTTTGTCTTGGGAGCAGTAACAATTTTAAGTCTGTTTGGTTTAGTCTCATCCTTTGCTGGCGCAGTGATGGTGGAGTATCGAGGCTATATCAATATAGTTGTCGGACTGATTATGGCTGTAATGGGTTTGTGGTTGATGGGGGTGGTAAAAATACCCCTACCGCAGATGAATGTGAATCTCCCCCAGGCTGGCCCTTATGGAGTGGGTTTGACTTTTGCTCTGGTGAGTTCCCCTTGTGCTAGTCCGGTGCTGTTTGCGGTGCTGGCGGCTGCTGCGGCTACAGGTTCGCAAGTTTTGGGGACGCTGACGATGGTTAGCTATGCTCTGGGTTATACTCTTCTGATTTTCCTGGCGAGTTTGTTTACGGGAATGGCGAAACAAAGCAACAAGTTGTTGAAACATTCCGAGGGAATTATCCGCTTTGGTAGCGTCGCGCTAATTATGACTGGGGCTTACTACCTGTTTACCGGCACTCAATGGTTTGTGGGAGGTTAA
- the trxB gene encoding thioredoxin-disulfide reductase, protein MVENLVIIGSGPAGYTAAIYAGRAQLKPVVFEGFSAGGIPGGQLMTTTEVENFPGFAEGVQGPKLMQQMRQQALRWGARLITDDVIAVDFTQYPFLIASADLLEVKARAVIISTGATAKRLHLPGEEKFWNNGISACAICDGANPLFANADIAVVGGGDSAVEEALYLTKYASKVHLLVRSDRLRASKTMQERIFNHSQIHIHWHSLPISVDGDQVLRSVQIQDTQTGAVADLTVRGLFYAIGHTPNTQLFQDQLELDEAGYIKTQGKSTATNIPGIWAAGDVQDHVYRQAITAAGTGCMAALEAERWLSEMRLSPAGGTPTFVSYAA, encoded by the coding sequence ATGGTCGAGAATCTGGTAATTATTGGTTCTGGCCCGGCTGGCTATACCGCCGCCATCTATGCAGGACGCGCTCAACTGAAACCTGTGGTATTTGAAGGGTTTAGTGCTGGAGGAATCCCTGGTGGTCAATTGATGACCACTACTGAGGTAGAGAATTTTCCTGGTTTTGCTGAAGGAGTTCAGGGGCCAAAGTTAATGCAGCAGATGCGCCAGCAGGCATTACGCTGGGGTGCTAGGTTGATTACTGATGATGTAATTGCTGTGGATTTTACCCAATACCCATTCCTGATAGCTTCTGCTGATCTGTTAGAAGTTAAGGCTCGTGCTGTGATTATCTCTACAGGAGCAACTGCTAAAAGATTACATTTGCCGGGTGAGGAGAAATTCTGGAATAACGGAATTTCTGCCTGTGCAATCTGCGATGGGGCAAATCCTTTGTTTGCGAATGCAGACATTGCTGTGGTTGGTGGCGGAGATTCGGCTGTAGAAGAAGCACTTTATCTAACCAAGTATGCCAGTAAGGTTCATTTATTGGTAAGGAGCGATCGCCTGCGGGCTTCTAAGACGATGCAGGAGCGTATATTTAATCACAGCCAAATTCATATTCATTGGCATAGCTTACCCATCAGTGTAGATGGCGATCAGGTATTACGTAGTGTCCAAATTCAAGATACACAAACAGGTGCAGTTGCCGATTTAACAGTGCGTGGATTATTCTACGCCATTGGTCACACACCCAACACGCAACTGTTTCAGGATCAATTAGAACTGGATGAAGCCGGCTACATCAAAACTCAGGGTAAGAGTACAGCTACTAATATTCCTGGTATTTGGGCGGCTGGAGATGTTCAAGATCACGTTTATCGTCAAGCAATTACCGCAGCTGGTACGGGTTGCATGGCAGCACTGGAGGCTGAGAGGTGGTTGTCAGAGATGCGATTGTCTCCGGCAGGCGGAACACCAACCTTTGTTTCTTACGCTGCCTAA
- a CDS encoding thioredoxin family protein produces the protein MQETFSIDQTFFTGKEAFDWLMQKSDQLIIVKFVAPYCPSCETLKPVLHQIAEENIGKLHLVELDMSEEPELAINFGVRSAPTVLLLKRQQKLAQIAGLKPKKQYTEMIQSAL, from the coding sequence ATGCAAGAAACTTTTTCTATTGATCAAACTTTCTTCACAGGAAAAGAAGCTTTTGACTGGTTGATGCAGAAATCCGATCAACTAATCATTGTTAAATTTGTAGCTCCCTACTGTCCTTCCTGCGAAACGCTTAAACCTGTACTACATCAAATAGCTGAGGAAAATATAGGTAAATTGCATTTGGTTGAACTTGACATGAGCGAAGAACCTGAATTAGCGATTAACTTTGGTGTCAGAAGCGCACCAACAGTATTATTACTTAAACGGCAGCAAAAATTAGCACAAATTGCAGGTTTGAAACCTAAGAAACAGTACACCGAAATGATTCAATCCGCGCTCTAA
- a CDS encoding TVP38/TMEM64 family protein, translating to MLQPGLINLIVPQGQNRTIADISTKNWQKLIKFAVLILLAFGVTLILATEPAFGQESAQNAPGFNPQAWLKNALQWIDGLGAVGALAFILLYIIATVAFLPGSILTLGAGVVFGVVWGSLYVFIGATIGATAAFLVGRYLARGWVAKKIAGNQKFRAIDEAVGREGLKIVLLTRLSPIFPFNLLNYAYGVTGVSLKDYVLASIGMIPGTIMYVYIGSLAGSIATIGTESQPGNPGVQWAIRIIGFIATVAVTIYVTKVARKALEDEVL from the coding sequence ATGTTACAACCAGGATTGATTAATTTGATAGTTCCTCAAGGTCAAAATAGAACTATCGCAGACATATCAACTAAAAACTGGCAAAAGCTGATTAAATTTGCTGTCCTCATACTGTTAGCGTTTGGCGTTACCTTAATATTGGCTACAGAACCAGCTTTTGGACAAGAATCGGCTCAAAACGCTCCAGGGTTTAATCCCCAAGCATGGTTAAAAAATGCTTTGCAGTGGATTGATGGTCTTGGTGCTGTGGGAGCATTAGCATTTATCCTCCTTTATATTATTGCCACTGTCGCCTTTTTACCAGGGTCAATCTTGACTCTCGGTGCAGGTGTGGTCTTTGGCGTGGTTTGGGGTTCGCTTTATGTCTTCATTGGTGCAACTATAGGTGCTACCGCCGCTTTCTTAGTCGGACGTTATTTGGCTAGGGGATGGGTTGCTAAAAAAATTGCCGGGAATCAGAAATTTCGGGCGATTGATGAAGCTGTGGGGAGGGAAGGACTAAAAATTGTACTATTAACGCGACTTTCTCCTATATTCCCTTTCAATTTGTTGAACTACGCTTATGGCGTAACAGGAGTTTCCCTCAAAGATTATGTTCTTGCTTCCATTGGCATGATTCCCGGCACAATTATGTATGTTTATATCGGTTCTTTAGCTGGTAGTATTGCCACAATTGGTACTGAATCCCAACCGGGGAATCCTGGTGTACAGTGGGCGATTAGGATTATCGGCTTTATCGCTACGGTTGCTGTGACAATTTATGTTACTAAAGTTGCTCGTAAGGCTTTAGAAGATGAAGTTTTATAG
- a CDS encoding redoxin domain-containing protein: protein MITTKTSKLLTGTQVPELEVKTLDGKLWKLSEQQPQNFTLIIFYRGWFCPICHNYLAELEQLIDDFTKLGVEAIAISGDSQADAQKSITEWGIKNITVGYEASIDLFRSWGIYISKGAFEKEPPLFCEPGFFLVKPDSTLFYAAVNSAPFGRPPISDMLSAIDFVLPRNYPVRGTD from the coding sequence ATGATAACAACCAAGACAAGCAAATTACTCACTGGTACTCAAGTTCCAGAACTGGAAGTAAAAACCCTGGATGGTAAACTTTGGAAACTGTCTGAGCAGCAGCCCCAAAACTTCACATTAATTATCTTTTATCGGGGCTGGTTCTGCCCAATTTGCCACAATTATTTAGCAGAACTGGAACAACTTATAGACGATTTTACTAAACTTGGAGTGGAAGCGATCGCTATTAGTGGCGATAGTCAAGCAGATGCTCAAAAATCAATTACGGAATGGGGAATTAAAAATATCACCGTTGGCTATGAAGCTAGCATAGACTTATTTCGTAGTTGGGGAATTTATATTTCCAAAGGTGCATTTGAAAAAGAACCTCCTTTATTTTGTGAACCTGGTTTTTTCTTAGTTAAGCCAGACAGCACACTTTTCTATGCTGCCGTAAATAGCGCACCTTTTGGTCGTCCACCCATATCAGATATGCTCTCTGCTATTGACTTTGTTTTGCCAAGGAATTATCCCGTGCGAGGAACTGATTAA
- a CDS encoding mercuric reductase — MSSSAFQKVTLPPMDEYNQKLISYVHPPDWVNPQPADCYDLVVIGAGTAGLVVAAGAAGLDVGLKVALIEKHLMGGDCLNVGCVPSKCIIRSSRVVGEMWEAKALGINPPEKIDVDFPAVMERMRRLRSGISHHDSAHRFQKLGIDVFLGGGHFSSDNTIEVGNQKLRFKKAVIATGARAVRPSIKGIEEAGFLTNETVFSLTELPKRLAVIGGGPIGCELAQAFQRLGSQIILFHKGDHILNKEDKEAAEIIQNRFIQEKMHLVLNSQIQSVEKTPEGKIINFLSNGSKMSITVDEILVGAGRAPNVEGLNLEAVGVEYDQRQGVKVNDYLQTTNPRIYAAGDICMDWKFTHAADAAARIVIKNTLFSPFGFGKSKLSSLVMPWVTYTDPEIAHVGMYEQEAQEKGFDINTIKIPFSSVDRAIADGEEDGFVKIIHKKGSDQILGATIVSRHAGETISEVTTAIVNKVGLNGLSGVIHPYPTQAEAIKKAADAYRRTLLTPTSKRILGLLTKVS; from the coding sequence ATGTCAAGTTCTGCATTTCAAAAAGTTACTCTACCACCAATGGATGAGTATAATCAAAAACTGATTTCCTATGTTCATCCACCTGATTGGGTTAATCCTCAGCCTGCTGATTGTTACGACTTAGTTGTGATTGGTGCTGGTACGGCGGGATTAGTTGTCGCCGCAGGTGCAGCAGGTTTAGATGTAGGATTAAAAGTGGCTTTGATTGAAAAACATTTGATGGGTGGGGATTGTTTAAATGTCGGTTGTGTGCCTTCCAAATGTATTATCCGTTCCTCTCGCGTTGTTGGCGAAATGTGGGAGGCAAAGGCTTTGGGAATTAATCCTCCAGAAAAAATAGACGTTGATTTTCCCGCAGTTATGGAACGGATGCGTCGTTTAAGGTCGGGTATTAGCCATCATGATTCGGCTCATCGTTTTCAAAAGCTGGGAATTGATGTTTTTTTGGGTGGCGGTCATTTTTCTAGTGACAATACCATTGAAGTTGGCAATCAAAAACTTCGGTTTAAAAAAGCTGTAATTGCTACAGGTGCTAGAGCCGTGCGTCCCTCGATTAAGGGAATTGAAGAAGCTGGATTTCTGACTAATGAAACTGTATTTTCACTCACGGAACTTCCCAAACGTCTGGCTGTAATTGGTGGTGGGCCTATCGGTTGTGAATTGGCTCAAGCTTTTCAACGTTTAGGTTCTCAAATCATCTTATTTCACAAAGGCGATCACATCTTAAATAAAGAAGATAAGGAAGCCGCAGAAATTATACAAAACCGTTTTATTCAAGAAAAAATGCACTTGGTTTTGAATAGCCAAATCCAAAGTGTAGAAAAAACTCCTGAAGGAAAGATCATCAACTTTCTCAGCAATGGTTCTAAAATGTCCATCACTGTTGACGAAATTTTAGTTGGTGCAGGACGCGCCCCGAATGTTGAAGGTTTAAATTTAGAAGCGGTTGGGGTGGAGTATGACCAACGTCAGGGGGTAAAAGTCAATGATTACCTCCAGACAACAAACCCCAGGATTTATGCGGCTGGTGATATCTGCATGGATTGGAAGTTTACTCATGCGGCTGATGCAGCAGCGCGGATTGTGATTAAGAATACTCTGTTTTCTCCCTTTGGCTTCGGAAAATCCAAGTTGAGTAGTTTGGTAATGCCTTGGGTAACATATACTGACCCAGAAATTGCCCATGTGGGGATGTACGAACAAGAGGCTCAAGAAAAGGGTTTTGATATCAATACAATCAAGATTCCTTTTAGTAGTGTAGACCGTGCGATCGCAGATGGTGAAGAAGACGGGTTTGTGAAAATTATCCACAAAAAAGGTTCAGATCAAATTTTAGGTGCAACTATTGTCTCGCGTCATGCTGGGGAAACAATTAGTGAAGTAACTACGGCTATTGTGAATAAGGTTGGTTTAAATGGGTTATCTGGTGTGATTCATCCTTATCCAACTCAAGCCGAAGCTATTAAAAAAGCAGCAGATGCTTATCGTCGTACTCTATTAACACCAACATCCAAACGAATTTTAGGATTGCTGACTAAGGTTTCTTAA
- a CDS encoding histidine phosphatase family protein has protein sequence MTLNLYLLRHGETTFSQSGNFCGETDAELTSEGMQMASSFADVYKKLKWSAVYVSPMKRAIATAKPFCDAIGMDMQLRDGLREGSYGEWETKSKSFAQENYAQNYVKWLTEPAWNAPIGGETAVDIANRSMPVIAEIQEKHPQGNVLVVSHKATIRIMLCSLLGIDLGRYRYRVNILVASVSMVKFDVNGPLLEILGDRHHIPDHIRSRPGT, from the coding sequence ATGACACTCAATTTATATTTACTGCGACATGGAGAAACTACTTTTAGTCAAAGTGGTAATTTTTGTGGTGAAACTGATGCAGAGTTAACATCTGAAGGGATGCAGATGGCATCTAGTTTTGCCGATGTGTATAAAAAATTGAAGTGGTCAGCCGTTTATGTTAGCCCAATGAAGCGTGCAATTGCAACTGCCAAGCCATTTTGTGATGCTATCGGTATGGATATGCAGTTGCGTGACGGACTGAGGGAAGGTAGTTATGGCGAATGGGAAACTAAGAGTAAATCCTTTGCTCAAGAGAATTACGCTCAAAACTATGTAAAATGGTTGACAGAACCAGCTTGGAATGCACCAATAGGTGGAGAAACTGCGGTAGATATTGCTAACCGTTCTATGCCTGTAATTGCTGAAATTCAAGAAAAACATCCCCAAGGTAATGTTTTAGTGGTTTCCCATAAAGCCACGATTCGGATTATGCTTTGCAGTTTACTAGGAATTGATTTGGGACGCTATCGCTATCGGGTGAATATTTTGGTCGCGTCTGTAAGTATGGTTAAATTTGACGTTAATGGCCCGTTGTTAGAAATATTAGGCGATCGCCATCATATACCCGATCATATTCGCTCTCGTCCGGGAACATAA
- a CDS encoding DUF4334 domain-containing protein: protein METLENYQLILKTGKTTTEKALELFDALEPVNLDFMFGRWQGSGLHTDHPMDGLLEISNWYGKEFIDSENVRPLLFLDNQGEIFQVAPNPTLMNWVLKLPIPKNNSLKPLLVSMNYLMKTENSQARLRMMEYRGKVSATMIYDYLPINDSFRKVDENTVFGIMDYKIIPQPFFFVLKRCDK, encoded by the coding sequence ATGGAAACCTTAGAAAATTATCAGTTGATTTTGAAAACGGGTAAAACTACAACAGAAAAAGCTTTAGAATTGTTTGATGCTCTTGAACCCGTCAATTTAGACTTTATGTTTGGTCGTTGGCAAGGATCTGGACTGCATACAGATCATCCAATGGACGGTCTATTAGAAATTTCTAATTGGTACGGCAAGGAATTTATAGACTCTGAAAATGTTCGCCCTTTGTTATTTTTAGATAATCAAGGGGAAATTTTTCAGGTTGCACCCAATCCCACTTTAATGAACTGGGTCTTAAAATTACCGATACCCAAAAATAATTCTCTAAAGCCATTACTGGTGTCAATGAATTATTTAATGAAGACTGAGAATAGTCAAGCAAGACTGCGAATGATGGAGTATAGAGGCAAAGTGTCTGCTACCATGATTTATGATTATTTACCAATCAATGATTCTTTTAGAAAAGTAGATGAGAATACTGTGTTCGGAATCATGGATTATAAAATCATACCTCAACCCTTCTTTTTCGTTCTCAAGCGATGCGACAAGTAG